The region CCGCGAGGGTGCGCGTGATATCGGTTGTTCCATCTTCATATTGACCGCCCGAATCGATCAAAAATATCCCTTTGCGGATCGTGGCGTTGCTTTTGACCGTCACGTGGTAGTGCGGAATGGCGGCATTGGCGCCAGCGGCGGCGATCGATGGAAACGATACATCCTTCAGCTTCTTTGTGTCGCGCCGGAATGATTCAAGCGCTTGGGCGGCCTCAATTTCGGTGAGCTTTCCGTTTGGTGCATGGGTTGCGAACCAATGCAGAAAATTGGCCATCGCGGCCCCATCCCGCAGTTGCGCCATTCTTGCCCCCGCCAGCTCGGCGGCGTTCTTGCGGGCTTTCATCAAGGCGATGGGGTCGCTCGCCATTTCGCAAACGCCGCTGGCTTCTGCAAAAACTTGGGTGAGTTTGGCTGGCGCGGTCGCGGAGTCGAAGAGGACTTTCTTGTGCTCCTTGCCAAGTGCCGCGAGGTCCTCCACGAGATGCTCAGGATTTCTAACCCTTACGAGCGCCGCGAGCTTATCATGTACAGCTTTGTCGACCTTGTCCGGGTGGATATAAAGCCGCGGCTTCGTATCTTTCGAGATCAAGGCGTACGCCAGAGGCAGCGGCGTATGCGCGACATCATGGCCGCGGATATTGAACAGCCACGCCACCGCATGTGGATCGCTGACGAGCAACGCATCCCTTGGCGGCAAGGCGGCCAGCACGCGCGCGAGCTTTTTCGTGGTGTCTTCTCCGGCGAATTTGCGGGTGTGCAGAGAGACCTTGCCGAGGGGTGGGGGCGGGCGATCCTTCCAGATCGTGTCGATCGGGTTCGGCTCCACGGAAACGAGCTCTACCCGCGCGGCTTGCATCGCCTTGCCGAGGCGTTCGACCTGGCGCGGCGTGTGCAGCCATGGATCGTAACCCAGCCGCGCTCCTGAATTGAGATTCTTTTCAAGCCAATTCGCCGGGCCCGTCTCGGTTAAGGCCTCGGGTTTAAAGATCGCAAGATCGACTTGGTCCTTGACCGCCAGACTGTAGCGGCCGTCAACGAAAATGGCTGCGCGCGTTTTGAGTACGATCGCGAGCCCCGCCGAACCGGTAAAACCCGAGAGCCATGCAAGGCGCTCCTCCGACGGCGCAACATACTCGTTTTGATATTGATCGGCGCGAGGAACCAAAAATCCATCAAGCCGGAGACGCGCGAGTTCTGCGCGCAAAGCCGCAACTCTGGAGGCGCTTTGCGAGGGATCCGCCAGATCCTGGAAGGATTGAAAGAGGCTTTCGAACATTTGGCCAGACTAAAACGCTTTTGCGATTTATGAAATCAATAAAGCTTGCCCCGGGGCGCGATTTAATCCTGCTTGGCAAAATAGAACCCGGCGAATGCCGGAACACATCTCTCCGGATGGAACGGGACGTAGCAGTCAAGCTCAGGCACCGCCCAGCGATCCACAAGTTCATACCCAGCATTTTCGAAATAGCCAATGAATTCCGCCTCGTTGTAAACCCGGTAAGGTGAGATGGCGGGTCCGTAATTTTGCAGTGTCCAATACGCCTCGCCGGGGGTGAGCGAAATCTTGTTCAGGATAATATGCGGAGGTTTTGCCGCGCGCATTTCGAGCAGACCTGGAACGGACCGTTCCATCAGTTGGAGAGCGCCGGCGGAAAGCAGGATATCGCACTCCGGAACAGCCTCTATCGCGGTTTCGAATTCAAGATTAATGGCCGCTTCCCGCGCCGCCACGCGCCGCCCTTCTGCAACGATTTTTGGCAGCTCGACCACGGTCCATCGCGCGTTGGCGGGCAAGCTCGCGAAACGCAGATAGCGATAATAGGTCAGACCGATACTGCCGCCAAAGTCGATAAGCGAGGTGCCTTCCCGTATGATCCGTAACAGCCAGAACAGCACCGCATAACTGGAGAGTTGAATGAAATAGGGATTGAGCTGATGAATGTTGTCGACCCAAATCGAGGCCGATGCCTCATTGTCCCATCCCGCGAGGCGCGATGGAGGAATAGCGGCGAGAGCTTCTTCGTAACTCCCGTATACTCCGTAAAATAAACCCGTGTGGTTCGTGCGGAACAAAGCATAGCGGCCATATGCGGCCTCGACGAAAGGGATGCGGCCGAGCCAACCGGCCATGCGCGTGTTGGCGAGTGTCTCTTTAACGAGTCTCGTGAAGTAACTCATCTTGAACCGTTTGCTGAATATGACGACACGGCCGCGCGCTCCCTTATCGCCGATGGATCGGTTTGCCGGTGGTGGAATGTCAAGGTAAGAAGCCTCGGTCAATCGAACCGAGGAATTAACATAAGCGCAGCCAGGTAATTATGCCCTTTTTATTTTGCTTCGTCCCAAAAGGTGCAGCGTTAAATTGCGGCCGGCAACCAGGATCGGATAGAGAAACCGGGCCCGCTCCTGGTGTGAAAATATCCATTTGTTGATCTTGTTGATCACATTGGAGTCGCTGCTTAAGAGAGCGAGCATGTGCATGCAGGCGTCTCCATGATAAAATTTATCCCCAAGCTTGAGCACCATTCCCTTGTCCAGATCGAAGCCCCGCGCGCGAACCTCTCTCACCACCGGAACATCATCGCGGGCGTTCACCAAATGAACCTGGCCAAGCTGTTCTCGCATCCGATATAAGGATACGTAATTTGAACAAAACGGGCACTCTCCATCGTAAACGATCCATGCCTCGGAGCGGGGTACCGGCTCATTGCTGGACATCGATGGGATACTCCGATTTGTTCTGAACATCGCGTATCAGAAGACCATCCTTGAGGCTGAGACAGACCGAGTCAACGACATATTTGTACCGGACAACGTCTTTCAATGAAATATTGTTGAAGTCCTGGTAGTAAAAGGGGTCCGAAAACATATGCTGCGGGAACAGGTAAAAAAGCCCCGCATCTTTTACGAACGGATAAGCGGTCATCAGGGCGTGAGTGTTCCGAACCAGCGATTTCACGGCCGCGAGATCTGGACCGACAATTTGCTCGCGGCTGACCTTTGGCTGCGCACATGCATTGGCCTCGCGCGCGCTCTTCAGGTTGCTCTGCGTGCCGCTCATGGTCCAGGGAAAGTGCCCCGGCGGGACGAACATCGCGGCATGACCTACGGTGTAACTCGTCGGTGACATGAAATATTCGGTGGGGACCCGCGCGCTGCGGCCGTCGGCCGTCTCGACAGTGAAATATTGGCTTACGACAGCCCTGGTATCCATCCAGCCAAGACGTGGCGTGTCGAAAAGAAAAAGAGCGAAAAACACCGAAACGAAGGCCGTCATCTTCATGGCGGGGGTAAAATCTTCTTCCCGGAGCCGGGAGCAACATATCACCACGATCGTGTTGACCCCGATCCAGGTCCAAAATAATGCGGCGATCGAGAAGAAGACAACGATATGGAAAACCTCAAAAAACATTGCGAGAATCAATAAATAACGGGCGCGTAAAATCGAAAATGGAGATGATAGCTGTGCGGTAACAACCATAATATTTGCGACTATTACAAAATACGCAAGCGTTCCATAAAATAGCTGCGTGGCGAATTGAGAGCTGAGCAATGGGCTTCCCCGTTCAAGCCCAAGCAAAACACCCAAATAGGTTTCGTTGTGAAAAATCCATGTCCAAGGGGACCAGTCCATCTTGAGTTTAATGATGCCGGACCAGAAATATTTGCTGAGATGAACGCCAATCGCGACGCTCCAAATCAAGTCCATGGAAATTTTCCGCAATCTATCGCCTTCGGAAGGAGAAAGACTCCTCAGCCAAGGACGCAAGCGGTTCGCCATAGTTGTTTTGGCGGCGGGGCCAACGGTATCGGCGCGGCCAAACATGAAGAGCGTCAGGAGGCTGCCAATGAGCGCGAATTCGGCGATTTGCAGCAGGTTGAGATAATCCGTTGCTACGAGGTCGACGCCGGTGAGATCGGCGAAAACGCGGCGCGACAGGTCATAATAAATCAATCCTGGAAGCAACAAGCTTGGCCGCCACAACCCTAAAGTGGCACAAGTGATCGCAATCAAAGCGCCGCAGCGGAAAAACAGCGGGCTGTCCGGAAACCCATCGGCGGCCGGCCAGGCAACCTCCAAAGGGCTGTCCGTGAGGGTCAGGATCAGCACGATGATCGCAAGGCCGCGGATTAAAATGCGAACCAGTTGTGAAAGCTGGCTGTAACGAATAGTGGCAAATGGGATGGCGATGACCAAGCTCGCGATGACCAAGCTGAGGGCAGCCAGCGGTCCAGTCCGCGCAGACGCAGAAACGGCGAGTTGAAGTAGATAATATAGAAACAAAGATAAAGCGATAATATAAATATTCAGCTTATCCCATGTAAATATTCTTAGTCTTGCAGGAAATTCAATTGCAGACACGGGCTAAGCTCCCATTTTATACAGTTGGTTATGCCATGTCATGTAAGGGAGTTCCGCTACAGCGGCTTCGCCCTTAAGTCCTCGATGGCGGCTCGCGCTCTGCATCCTCAAAGCCATGCCAAACCTATTGTTTCGTATAAGCTAACGATTGATATTTTTATATAAGGCAAAAGGTCTCGCCCTAGCGAGGTAGGCCGACTGCGGCATCCTATCCGTGGGCCGCCGCGCTGTTACCGGAGGTTTCTCGCGCCTGATCGATGGGATTATTGGCTCTTCTTGCCGCCGGGCAGGAGAGCGGGTCCCCCCTGGCCTGCTCCGCCCTGACACATCTGCGGGGAGCTATGACGCGCCGTCAATATAATGGTTGGGCGCCGACCTTGCCTTCCATCGCATGCCAAGGTCGCGAATCTCGGCTTCGAGGCATTCGACATAAAGCCGTAGTGCCCGGCCGCCGGAGAAAACAAACTCGACGTATCCGGCCGGCGGTTCCGTTTGCTTAAATCCAATGTCCAGCAGATTGACGATGAGATCTTGGTTTTTTTGTTGAAATCCGAGACATGAGACTTTCAGAACGCGCCCGAAATGCAAGCCGGTGCGGGCACGCTCGCAGCATGGAGAGCCTGCCTTTTTTAAGGTGGCGCCAACCCAATCAAACCGCGAAGCGACCATCGCGAATTGCTTGGAGGCGGGCAAATAAGCCATGTCGCTGACCCGGATCAAAGCATCCTGCAAATTGGTAGAGATGACCGCCAGATCTTCGGCGTCGAAGGCAATCAATCGAGGAAGGTCGGGCATCGGCACCTCTTATTTCGATCTTCGGCCTTAAATTTTGCTTCCCGTCCGGCAGCGCGGACGCTTTTTACAGGGTTGATCTGGCGGATCTATGGAGACCCCTGATGTGTAGTTGGGATCTCGCAAAGTTGTTTTCAAGAAGAATAGCACTCGGTTCAAGTTAAAATATTGGGCACGTTGAGGAGGTGGCCCGCGCAGGCGGCAAGCGGTCCGCTCTGATCCTGGCTTGGCCTTCGCTAAGGATGCCATCCCCGTCAAAGGTCCCGGTCAAATGCGTTGCCAAATAAACCGTTACGCTTTTGTCGCGCCGGTTTTCTCGAAAACGGCATGGCAAAATCCCGCAAGACCGCTACATTGAAAGAATCCATGGCATCCCAGCGCCTAATGCATGTCCCGAAACGGTCAAAAGAATAATTTCGGGCAAGATGGGCGTCAACTTTTTGAATTTGAACGCGCCGTTCGAATTTGTGGGATTGCTTTCCGTATGCCACATCCAGACTGGATCGATGAAGACAGCAAAACCGCACATCGGCCGTGGCCGGGGGACCGCTTTGCCGGCCGCCGCTCCGAGTCTTTCTTCAGCGCCCGCGGCTTCTTCCCGCAGGGCGAAAACTTTTCCGGCACCTGCAACACAGCCGGAAAAACTCTTCGACGGCCGGGCGATCGTGATTCGCGGCGCCCGCGAACATAATCTGAAAAACATCGATCTGACGATCCCGCGCGACAAGCTCGTGGTGTTCACGGGCCTTTCGGGCTCCGGCAAATCCTCTCTTGCTTTCGACACCATCTATGCCGAAGGCCAGCGCCGCTATGTTGAATCGCTTTCGGCCTATGCGCGTCAATTTCTCGAGATGATGCAAAAGCCCGATGTCGATCAAATCGATGGCCTCTCCCCGGCGATCTCGATCGAGCAGAAGACGACGTCGAAGAATCCGCGTTCGACGGTCGGCACCGTCACCGAGATCTATGACTACATGCGCTTGCTGTTCGCCCGCGTCGGGATTCCCTATTCGCCCGCGACGGGTTTGCCGATCGAGAGCCAAACGGTGAGCCAGATGGTCGACCGGGTGACCGCCCTCCCCGAGCGCACCCGGCTCTATTTGATCGCGCCGGTGATTCGCGGCCGTAAGGGAGAATATCGCAAGGAAATCGCCGAATTCATGAAGCGCGGCTTTCAGCGCTTGAAGATCGACGGACAATTTTATGAAATCGCCGATGCGCCGGTCCTCGACAAAAAACTGAAGCACGACATCGAAGTCGTCGTTGACCGGATCGCCGTGCGTGGCGACATCGAAGCCAGATTGTCGGAAAGTTTCGAGACCGCGCTCGAACTCGCCGATGGCATCGCCATCATTGAATACGCCGATGAGACGGAGGCGAACGGCGCGCCGAAGCGGATTGTCTTCTCGTCGAAATTCGCCTGCCCGGTGTCCGGTTTTACAATCTCGGAAATCGAACCGCGCCTCTTTTCCTTCAACAATCCATTTGGCGCCTGCCCGCATTGCGGCGGCCTCGGCGTCGAACAGACGGTCGACCCAGAACTGATCGTCCCCAATCCCAAGCTCACGTTGCGCAAAGGCGCGATTGCGCCTTGGGCCCGCTCAAGTTCGCCCTATTATGTGCAAACCCTCGAAGCGCTTGCTAAGCATTTCAAGTTCCGGCTCGACACGCGTTTCGAGACGCTGGCGCCAAAAATCCGCGACATGATTCTTTATGGTTCGGGGAATGAGGCCGTTCGTTTTTCCTACGATGATGGTTTGCGCTCTTACGATGTCGTCAAGCCGTTCGAAGGGATCATTTCCAATCTCGAGCGGCGGTTTCGCGAGACGGAAAGCGAATGGGCGCGCGAGGATATCGCCCGCTATATGACGGCGACACCCTGCGCGGTCTGCGATGGCACAAGATTGCGGCCCGAGGCGCTCGCGGTGAAGATCGATGGCTGTCATATCAGTCAATTGACGGCACTCTCCGTGCGCGCCGCGCAAGATTGGTTCACACTTCTCCCCGGTAAGCTCGATTCCAAACGCGCCGAAATCGCCAAACGTATCTTGAAGGAAATTTCCGAAAGACTGTCGTTTCTCGTCGATGTCGGCCTTGGCTATCTGACGCTTGCCCGATCGTCGGGTACTCTGTCTGGTGGCGAGAGCCAGCGTATCCGGCTTGCCTCGCAAATCGGCTCGGGCCTGACCGGCGTCCTCTATGTGCTGGACGAGCCGTCGATCGGTCTGCATCAGCGCGACAATGCGCGGCTGCTCGACACCTTGCGGCGGCTGCGCGATCTCGGCAACACAGTCATTGTCGTCGAACATGACGAGGATGCGATTCTGGCCGCCGATTATGTCGTCGATGTCGGCCCGGGTGCCGGCATTCACGGCGGCGAGATTGTCGCGCGCGGGACCGCGGCCGAAATCATGGCGGATAAAAATTCGCTCACCGGTCAATATCTGACCGGCGCTCTGGAAGTCGCCAGTTTGGGCCGCCGGCGGCGGCCTGATCCCGGCCGCAATCTTGAAGTCGTCAACGCGCAGGGCAACAATCTCAAAAATATTTCGGCCGCGATTCCCATCGGGCTGTTCACCTGCGTGACCGGCGTCTCTGGCGGCGGCAAATCGACGCTGATTATCGATACGCTGTATAAAGCGGCGGCACGGCGCCTGAATGGCGCGCTTGAACACCCGGCGCCGCACACCCGGATCGATGGTCTCGAACATCTCGACAAGGTGATCGACATCGACCAATCGCCGATCGGCCGCACGCCGCGCTCGAATCCGGCGACCTACACGGGCGCCTTCACACCGATCCGTGAATGGTTCGCGGGCCTCCCCGAAGCGAAGGCGCGCGGCTATCAGCCGGGGCGGTTCTCCTTCAACGTCAAGGGCGGGCGCTGCGAGGCTTGCCAGGGCGATGGCGTGATCAAGATCGAGATGCACTTCCTGCCTGACGTCTATGTCACCTGCGATGTCTGCAAGGGGAAGCGCTACGGCCGTGAAACCTTGGAAGTGAAATATCGCGGCAAATCGATCGCCGATGTGCTCGATATGACCGTCGAGGAGGCCGCCATTTTGTTCAAAGCGGTGCCATCCATCCGCGAAAAGATGGAAACGCTCGCCCGCGTTGGCCTCGGTTATGTCAAGGTTGGCCAACAAGCCAACACGCTGTCAGGCGGCGAGGCGCAGCGGGTGAAGCTCGCCAAGGAGCTGTCGAAACGCTCGACCGGCCGTACCCTCTATATTCTCGACGAGCCGACCACTGGCCTCCATTTTCACGATGTCGCCAAACTCCTTGAAGTGCTGCACGAGCTGGTTGATCAGGGGAATACCGTCATTGTGATCGAGCACAATTTGGATGTCATCAAAACCGCTGATTGGATCGTCGATCTCGGTCCCGAGGGCGGCGATGGCGGCGGCGAGATCGTCGCCGCAGGCCCCCCTGAGGACATTGTAAAGACCAATGGGAGCTTTACGGGCCATTATTTGAAGGAAGCCCTCGACCGCCGCCCGTTGAGAAAACAGGCGGCGGAATGAACAAAGCCTGGCAGTGGCAAGTTCCAGACAAGCTTGGCTCGTCAATCTAAGAGAGGGCCCGGAAGGTCTGCGAAATCCGCATAGCAGCCTTCTAAATTCGAGGGTTGCATGTTTTTTTTAATTGCCTATTTTGCAATGCAACAAAACGAGAGCGAGGCAATTTCTGTTACACCTGCCCCGGTTTCGGCTTTGCAAAGTCTCTGATGATAATTTTCCTGCGTTCATGTCGGGTTAAGTGTGGCACGTGCGTTATACCTTTGAACGTCGGTTGTGTGATCGGCTGGCATTCAAAGTTGGTCATAGGAAAACCCAGATTGGGGTTGAAACTTGGTCAATATGATTGAGTTTTGTCCAATACGGCGACGTTACAAAGTCTCTAAGGCTCAGTCAAAGTTGTTTTGCTTCGGTAACTGTTAAAGCTCAGTCACGGTTTACTATAGTCGTCTAAAGCTCGAATGCGCCGGTGGGGCTCTGGCCGTACTTAAGCCCCCTCACCTGGCCAGAAGCGCCCGCCGATCCTCCCCGGCGGGCGCTTTCATTTTCCGGGCCGGCCGGGATCGCCGCCCTCCCTCCTCCGTTTTCTTTACCGCAAGATTTAGGATTGCGATGGCACCGTGGCGCCACCAATCGTCAAGTGAACGATTTCTGGGGGCCGGTTAAATCGCACCGGAATGTTCGAGGTGCCGAGCCCAGCCGAAATAATCATATGACGTTTCTTTTCCACGATGTGCCCGTAGATATGATCGACGTGGAAGTGTCTACGCACGAAATCCTCGGTAAGGGGCAAGTTCACCTGTCCGCCATGGGTATGGCCGCAAAGAGTCAAGGAAACGCGGTCGGGAATGCTCCTGAAAATATTTGGCTCATGGGCGAGAAGAATGATGGGCGCTGAGCCCTCCACTTGCGCCAAGGTTCCGGGCAGATCGGCAAGGCTCTTGGTCTGCCTCGGGCCGACGAACTCCCCTAGCTGATCGCCGAGACCGGCGATCCAAAAGGGCTGGCCCTCCTTTGAAACCCGCAATGACTTATTTTCGAGGACCTCGATCCCGGCAAAACGCAGGGCTTGGCGCACCCCCTCGGCGCCGTCGGCCGGCATCGAAGGAAGCGGGCCATGCCACCAATCATGGTTGCCGAGAACTGCGTAAACCCCGAGCGGCGCCTTAAGAATTGAAAGCGCCTCGCCCCATTCTTCCGGCATCACAGGCCCGGTCACAAAACGGTGACCGCCGGAAAAATCGC is a window of Methylocapsa sp. D3K7 DNA encoding:
- a CDS encoding TIGR04325 family methyltransferase; the encoded protein is MTEASYLDIPPPANRSIGDKGARGRVVIFSKRFKMSYFTRLVKETLANTRMAGWLGRIPFVEAAYGRYALFRTNHTGLFYGVYGSYEEALAAIPPSRLAGWDNEASASIWVDNIHQLNPYFIQLSSYAVLFWLLRIIREGTSLIDFGGSIGLTYYRYLRFASLPANARWTVVELPKIVAEGRRVAAREAAINLEFETAIEAVPECDILLSAGALQLMERSVPGLLEMRAAKPPHIILNKISLTPGEAYWTLQNYGPAISPYRVYNEAEFIGYFENAGYELVDRWAVPELDCYVPFHPERCVPAFAGFYFAKQD
- a CDS encoding DUF2948 family protein, with the protein product MPDLPRLIAFDAEDLAVISTNLQDALIRVSDMAYLPASKQFAMVASRFDWVGATLKKAGSPCCERARTGLHFGRVLKVSCLGFQQKNQDLIVNLLDIGFKQTEPPAGYVEFVFSGGRALRLYVECLEAEIRDLGMRWKARSAPNHYIDGAS
- a CDS encoding DCC1-like thiol-disulfide oxidoreductase family protein gives rise to the protein MFRTNRSIPSMSSNEPVPRSEAWIVYDGECPFCSNYVSLYRMREQLGQVHLVNARDDVPVVREVRARGFDLDKGMVLKLGDKFYHGDACMHMLALLSSDSNVINKINKWIFSHQERARFLYPILVAGRNLTLHLLGRSKIKRA
- a CDS encoding aminopeptidase P family protein, whose translation is MFESLFQSFQDLADPSQSASRVAALRAELARLRLDGFLVPRADQYQNEYVAPSEERLAWLSGFTGSAGLAIVLKTRAAIFVDGRYSLAVKDQVDLAIFKPEALTETGPANWLEKNLNSGARLGYDPWLHTPRQVERLGKAMQAARVELVSVEPNPIDTIWKDRPPPPLGKVSLHTRKFAGEDTTKKLARVLAALPPRDALLVSDPHAVAWLFNIRGHDVAHTPLPLAYALISKDTKPRLYIHPDKVDKAVHDKLAALVRVRNPEHLVEDLAALGKEHKKVLFDSATAPAKLTQVFAEASGVCEMASDPIALMKARKNAAELAGARMAQLRDGAAMANFLHWFATHAPNGKLTEIEAAQALESFRRDTKKLKDVSFPSIAAAGANAAIPHYHVTVKSNATIRKGIFLIDSGGQYEDGTTDITRTLAAGKPTAEMRDRFTRVLKGHIAIARAVFPKGTSGSQLDTLARVPLWNVGLDFDHGTGHGVGSYLSVHEGPQRISKLGTAALEPGMILSNEPGFYHAGHWGIRIENLVVVEEREFAGVEREMLGFETITLAPIDLALVEPKLLDREEIAWLNAYHARVRKEISPLVEPGARRWLASATRRIGVR
- a CDS encoding metallophosphoesterase, translating into MSRRLFLQGAGGLALATAGLGSYAVLFEPVLRLNVTSYRITPPRWPAGLTVKAAILADVHACEPWMPASRVRGIANLTNDLAPDIIFLLGDFSGGHRFVTGPVMPEEWGEALSILKAPLGVYAVLGNHDWWHGPLPSMPADGAEGVRQALRFAGIEVLENKSLRVSKEGQPFWIAGLGDQLGEFVGPRQTKSLADLPGTLAQVEGSAPIILLAHEPNIFRSIPDRVSLTLCGHTHGGQVNLPLTEDFVRRHFHVDHIYGHIVEKKRHMIISAGLGTSNIPVRFNRPPEIVHLTIGGATVPSQS
- the uvrA gene encoding excinuclease ABC subunit UvrA gives rise to the protein MKTAKPHIGRGRGTALPAAAPSLSSAPAASSRRAKTFPAPATQPEKLFDGRAIVIRGAREHNLKNIDLTIPRDKLVVFTGLSGSGKSSLAFDTIYAEGQRRYVESLSAYARQFLEMMQKPDVDQIDGLSPAISIEQKTTSKNPRSTVGTVTEIYDYMRLLFARVGIPYSPATGLPIESQTVSQMVDRVTALPERTRLYLIAPVIRGRKGEYRKEIAEFMKRGFQRLKIDGQFYEIADAPVLDKKLKHDIEVVVDRIAVRGDIEARLSESFETALELADGIAIIEYADETEANGAPKRIVFSSKFACPVSGFTISEIEPRLFSFNNPFGACPHCGGLGVEQTVDPELIVPNPKLTLRKGAIAPWARSSSPYYVQTLEALAKHFKFRLDTRFETLAPKIRDMILYGSGNEAVRFSYDDGLRSYDVVKPFEGIISNLERRFRETESEWAREDIARYMTATPCAVCDGTRLRPEALAVKIDGCHISQLTALSVRAAQDWFTLLPGKLDSKRAEIAKRILKEISERLSFLVDVGLGYLTLARSSGTLSGGESQRIRLASQIGSGLTGVLYVLDEPSIGLHQRDNARLLDTLRRLRDLGNTVIVVEHDEDAILAADYVVDVGPGAGIHGGEIVARGTAAEIMADKNSLTGQYLTGALEVASLGRRRRPDPGRNLEVVNAQGNNLKNISAAIPIGLFTCVTGVSGGGKSTLIIDTLYKAAARRLNGALEHPAPHTRIDGLEHLDKVIDIDQSPIGRTPRSNPATYTGAFTPIREWFAGLPEAKARGYQPGRFSFNVKGGRCEACQGDGVIKIEMHFLPDVYVTCDVCKGKRYGRETLEVKYRGKSIADVLDMTVEEAAILFKAVPSIREKMETLARVGLGYVKVGQQANTLSGGEAQRVKLAKELSKRSTGRTLYILDEPTTGLHFHDVAKLLEVLHELVDQGNTVIVIEHNLDVIKTADWIVDLGPEGGDGGGEIVAAGPPEDIVKTNGSFTGHYLKEALDRRPLRKQAAE